One part of the Magallana gigas chromosome 5, xbMagGiga1.1, whole genome shotgun sequence genome encodes these proteins:
- the LOC105338943 gene encoding neural cell adhesion molecule L1 isoform X3, producing MQSFLMTCLLIGAQSFNHPPIITSEFRPEYFLNKISNLALQCQAYSGNIKYYWYQNGRKVENQIQITANITSGYLRITNYTKDNFGVFYCVAENDYGASVSPFVKISEAVLDKFRNIRPLSMKSCEEYDHCKLDCSYKPRCEPHDACQFEWTHGIGTQNTVSEDENIAIDLDGNLHFLNISKDFENKTYACGIWNEQTRTLNKGSSTKLFIEASTYGTSPRPVFHSNSRVHLGKHGVLQCLFSGTSMSEIKWKNKHGLSISTNNKYRTSQYGRILHVMNVTYNDEGSFTCETENNLAQTPYLNVTSPPVFPENGKSFLTTNFTIYSEEFIRLTCNAVSSPMENHPVVTHWMKNGSKITSFQDFSIQLLENNRVLKINRAVIEKVGGIQCVTENSEGIAVVNFLINYVGDNRILKGPFNLFYLAVLVFAIGVLVLIAFGFFNRKRCYQKFMPLYLVIRRRSTDNRENNYDNIAIQ from the exons ATGCAGTCCTTTTTAATGACATGTCTTCTAATAG GAGCACAGTCATTTAATCATCCTCCTATTATAACATCAGAGTTTCGACCCGAGTATTTCTTGAATAAGATTTCTAATTTGGCCCTTCAGTGCCAGGCTTATAGTGGGAATATAAA GTATTATTGGTACCAAAATGGACGAAAGGTTGAAAACCAAATACAAATTACAGCCAACATAACTAGTGGGTACCTGAGGATAACAAATTATACAAAAGACAATTTTGGAGTCTTTTACTGCGTTGCAGAGAACGATTATGGAGCGTCTGTATCTCcatttgtcaagatttctgaagCAG ttCTTGACAAATTTCGGAATATTCGGCCATTGTCGATGAAGTCTTGTGAAGAATATGATCATTGTAAACTTGATTGTTCTTACAAACCACGCTGTGAGCCACATGATGCATGTCAATTTGAATGGACACATGGAATCGGGACACAAAACACGGTATCGGAAGATGAAAATATAGCTATAGACCTGGATG GCAATCttcattttcttaatataagtaaggattttgaaaacaaaacatacgCTTGTGGAATTTGGAACGAACAAACCAGGACACTCAATAAAGGAAGCTCGACAAAACTGTTCATTGAAG CTTCAACATATGGCACATCCCCTCGTCCAGTTTTTCATAGCAATTCCCGCGTACATCTAGGAAAACATGGTGTTCTGCAATGTTTATTTTCTGGAAC GTCTATGtctgaaataaaatggaaaaataagcATGGACTAAGCATATCAACAAACAACAAATATAGAACCAGCCAATACGGAAGAATATTACACGTAATGAATGTAACATACAATGACGAGGGCAGTTTTACGTGTGAGACAGAGAATAATCTGGCACAGACACCATATCTTAATGTCACAT CACCTCCAGTTTTTCCGGAGAACGGAAAAAGTTTCCTGACAACTAACTTTACAATATATTCTGAAGAGTTCATCCGCTTGACGTGTAACGCTGTGTCTTCACCAATGGAAAATCACCCTGTTGTAACCCATTGGATGAAAAATGGAAGCAAAATCACATCATTCCAGG ATTTTTCGATACAGCTTCTCGAAAACAATagggttttgaaaataaaccgAGCAGTTATTGAAAAGGTTGGAGGAATCCAATGTGTGACTGAAAATAGTGAAGGAATAGCAGTAGTAAACTTTCTAATAAACTATG TTGGTGACAACAGAATTT TGAAAGGGCCATTCAATTTATTCTACTTAGCCGTCCTTGTTTTTGCAATTGGAGTGCTGGTTTTGATTGcttttggattttttaataGGAAAAG ATGCTATCAAAAGTTTATGCCGCTTTATCTTGTTATCAGAAGGAGGTCTACAGACAACCGGGAAAATAATTATGACAATATTGCCATACAATAG
- the LOC105338943 gene encoding neural cell adhesion molecule L1 isoform X2, producing the protein MVSAFVDMCSNVTANTIGGSPSNSTIQGSPTTSASVEISSHPSSIMPTTHKGAQSFNHPPIITSEFRPEYFLNKISNLALQCQAYSGNIKYYWYQNGRKVENQIQITANITSGYLRITNYTKDNFGVFYCVAENDYGASVSPFVKISEAVLDKFRNIRPLSMKSCEEYDHCKLDCSYKPRCEPHDACQFEWTHGIGTQNTVSEDENIAIDLDGNLHFLNISKDFENKTYACGIWNEQTRTLNKGSSTKLFIEASTYGTSPRPVFHSNSRVHLGKHGVLQCLFSGTSMSEIKWKNKHGLSISTNNKYRTSQYGRILHVMNVTYNDEGSFTCETENNLAQTPYLNVTSPPVFPENGKSFLTTNFTIYSEEFIRLTCNAVSSPMENHPVVTHWMKNGSKITSFQDFSIQLLENNRVLKINRAVIEKVGGIQCVTENSEGIAVVNFLINYVKGPFNLFYLAVLVFAIGVLVLIAFGFFNRKRCYQKFMPLYLVIRRRSTDNRENNYDNIAIQ; encoded by the exons ATGGTCAGCGCATTTGTTGATATGTGTTCAAATGTTACAG CCAATACAATAGGCGGCAGCCCGTCTAACAGTACTATTCAGGGGTCACCGACGACTTCTGCATCAGTAGAAATCAGCTCACATCCAAGTTCAATCATGCCTACTACCCACAAAG GAGCACAGTCATTTAATCATCCTCCTATTATAACATCAGAGTTTCGACCCGAGTATTTCTTGAATAAGATTTCTAATTTGGCCCTTCAGTGCCAGGCTTATAGTGGGAATATAAA GTATTATTGGTACCAAAATGGACGAAAGGTTGAAAACCAAATACAAATTACAGCCAACATAACTAGTGGGTACCTGAGGATAACAAATTATACAAAAGACAATTTTGGAGTCTTTTACTGCGTTGCAGAGAACGATTATGGAGCGTCTGTATCTCcatttgtcaagatttctgaagCAG ttCTTGACAAATTTCGGAATATTCGGCCATTGTCGATGAAGTCTTGTGAAGAATATGATCATTGTAAACTTGATTGTTCTTACAAACCACGCTGTGAGCCACATGATGCATGTCAATTTGAATGGACACATGGAATCGGGACACAAAACACGGTATCGGAAGATGAAAATATAGCTATAGACCTGGATG GCAATCttcattttcttaatataagtaaggattttgaaaacaaaacatacgCTTGTGGAATTTGGAACGAACAAACCAGGACACTCAATAAAGGAAGCTCGACAAAACTGTTCATTGAAG CTTCAACATATGGCACATCCCCTCGTCCAGTTTTTCATAGCAATTCCCGCGTACATCTAGGAAAACATGGTGTTCTGCAATGTTTATTTTCTGGAAC GTCTATGtctgaaataaaatggaaaaataagcATGGACTAAGCATATCAACAAACAACAAATATAGAACCAGCCAATACGGAAGAATATTACACGTAATGAATGTAACATACAATGACGAGGGCAGTTTTACGTGTGAGACAGAGAATAATCTGGCACAGACACCATATCTTAATGTCACAT CACCTCCAGTTTTTCCGGAGAACGGAAAAAGTTTCCTGACAACTAACTTTACAATATATTCTGAAGAGTTCATCCGCTTGACGTGTAACGCTGTGTCTTCACCAATGGAAAATCACCCTGTTGTAACCCATTGGATGAAAAATGGAAGCAAAATCACATCATTCCAGG ATTTTTCGATACAGCTTCTCGAAAACAATagggttttgaaaataaaccgAGCAGTTATTGAAAAGGTTGGAGGAATCCAATGTGTGACTGAAAATAGTGAAGGAATAGCAGTAGTAAACTTTCTAATAAACTATG TGAAAGGGCCATTCAATTTATTCTACTTAGCCGTCCTTGTTTTTGCAATTGGAGTGCTGGTTTTGATTGcttttggattttttaataGGAAAAG ATGCTATCAAAAGTTTATGCCGCTTTATCTTGTTATCAGAAGGAGGTCTACAGACAACCGGGAAAATAATTATGACAATATTGCCATACAATAG
- the LOC105338943 gene encoding neural cell adhesion molecule L1 isoform X1, whose translation MVSAFVDMCSNVTANTIGGSPSNSTIQGSPTTSASVEISSHPSSIMPTTHKGAQSFNHPPIITSEFRPEYFLNKISNLALQCQAYSGNIKYYWYQNGRKVENQIQITANITSGYLRITNYTKDNFGVFYCVAENDYGASVSPFVKISEAVLDKFRNIRPLSMKSCEEYDHCKLDCSYKPRCEPHDACQFEWTHGIGTQNTVSEDENIAIDLDGNLHFLNISKDFENKTYACGIWNEQTRTLNKGSSTKLFIEASTYGTSPRPVFHSNSRVHLGKHGVLQCLFSGTSMSEIKWKNKHGLSISTNNKYRTSQYGRILHVMNVTYNDEGSFTCETENNLAQTPYLNVTSPPVFPENGKSFLTTNFTIYSEEFIRLTCNAVSSPMENHPVVTHWMKNGSKITSFQDFSIQLLENNRVLKINRAVIEKVGGIQCVTENSEGIAVVNFLINYVGDNRILKGPFNLFYLAVLVFAIGVLVLIAFGFFNRKRCYQKFMPLYLVIRRRSTDNRENNYDNIAIQ comes from the exons ATGGTCAGCGCATTTGTTGATATGTGTTCAAATGTTACAG CCAATACAATAGGCGGCAGCCCGTCTAACAGTACTATTCAGGGGTCACCGACGACTTCTGCATCAGTAGAAATCAGCTCACATCCAAGTTCAATCATGCCTACTACCCACAAAG GAGCACAGTCATTTAATCATCCTCCTATTATAACATCAGAGTTTCGACCCGAGTATTTCTTGAATAAGATTTCTAATTTGGCCCTTCAGTGCCAGGCTTATAGTGGGAATATAAA GTATTATTGGTACCAAAATGGACGAAAGGTTGAAAACCAAATACAAATTACAGCCAACATAACTAGTGGGTACCTGAGGATAACAAATTATACAAAAGACAATTTTGGAGTCTTTTACTGCGTTGCAGAGAACGATTATGGAGCGTCTGTATCTCcatttgtcaagatttctgaagCAG ttCTTGACAAATTTCGGAATATTCGGCCATTGTCGATGAAGTCTTGTGAAGAATATGATCATTGTAAACTTGATTGTTCTTACAAACCACGCTGTGAGCCACATGATGCATGTCAATTTGAATGGACACATGGAATCGGGACACAAAACACGGTATCGGAAGATGAAAATATAGCTATAGACCTGGATG GCAATCttcattttcttaatataagtaaggattttgaaaacaaaacatacgCTTGTGGAATTTGGAACGAACAAACCAGGACACTCAATAAAGGAAGCTCGACAAAACTGTTCATTGAAG CTTCAACATATGGCACATCCCCTCGTCCAGTTTTTCATAGCAATTCCCGCGTACATCTAGGAAAACATGGTGTTCTGCAATGTTTATTTTCTGGAAC GTCTATGtctgaaataaaatggaaaaataagcATGGACTAAGCATATCAACAAACAACAAATATAGAACCAGCCAATACGGAAGAATATTACACGTAATGAATGTAACATACAATGACGAGGGCAGTTTTACGTGTGAGACAGAGAATAATCTGGCACAGACACCATATCTTAATGTCACAT CACCTCCAGTTTTTCCGGAGAACGGAAAAAGTTTCCTGACAACTAACTTTACAATATATTCTGAAGAGTTCATCCGCTTGACGTGTAACGCTGTGTCTTCACCAATGGAAAATCACCCTGTTGTAACCCATTGGATGAAAAATGGAAGCAAAATCACATCATTCCAGG ATTTTTCGATACAGCTTCTCGAAAACAATagggttttgaaaataaaccgAGCAGTTATTGAAAAGGTTGGAGGAATCCAATGTGTGACTGAAAATAGTGAAGGAATAGCAGTAGTAAACTTTCTAATAAACTATG TTGGTGACAACAGAATTT TGAAAGGGCCATTCAATTTATTCTACTTAGCCGTCCTTGTTTTTGCAATTGGAGTGCTGGTTTTGATTGcttttggattttttaataGGAAAAG ATGCTATCAAAAGTTTATGCCGCTTTATCTTGTTATCAGAAGGAGGTCTACAGACAACCGGGAAAATAATTATGACAATATTGCCATACAATAG